One window of the Rosa rugosa chromosome 3, drRosRugo1.1, whole genome shotgun sequence genome contains the following:
- the LOC133737088 gene encoding uncharacterized protein LOC133737088, protein MLSRPILRGRIGKWVLALSKFSLQYIPQKAVKGQAIADFLAHHPMLDVPAVRDLEVAVTTVDRPDLARIPEYAVWYHATVSLQPWILYFDGSRTDTLAGARVVLENPAGDRFSYSFQLEFKCTNNQAEYDALIIGLEVLLELGLRDVQVRSDSLLVINQLREKYRCISCLLVPYLSRAVELLDQFDDADLEYIPRERNFATNELAQLATGITLKYGVRQRILKVERRTLPSWLARPDPPDDPVVAVLEPVDVDWRIPLIDYLTQPDPTADMKIRFLALNYFLRGDELR, encoded by the coding sequence ATGCTGTCgcgacctattctgagaggccgcattggcaagtgggtgctgGCCTTATCCAAGTTCTCGCTACAATACATTCCACAGAAAGCAGTCAAGGGTCAAGCCATCGCGGACTTTTTGGCACATCACCCGATGCTAGACGTCCCCGCGGTGAGAGATTTGGAGGTTGCAGTAACAACTGTGGATCGCCCGGATCTGGCGCGCATTCCAGAATATGCTGTCTGGTACCATGCCACAGTCTCACTCCAGCCCTGGATATTGTATTTTGACGGCTCAAGAACGGATACACTAGCAGGGGCAAGGGTTGTCTTGGAAAACCCAGCtggcgatcgtttttcttactctttccagttggagttcaaGTGCACCAATAACCAGGCAGAATACGACGCCCTCATTATAGGTCTAGAAGTGTTGCTGGAACTAGGACTGAGAGACGTCCAGGTACGCAGCGATTCTTTGCTCGTGATCAATCAGCTCCGTGAGAAGTACAGGTGTATCAGTTGCTTACTCGTACCATATTTGAGTCGCGCCGTTGAACTTCTGGACCAATTTGATGACGCGGATTTAGAATACATTCCTCGCGAGCGCAACTTTGCGACCAATGAACTCGCTCAactggctacaggcattacttTGAAATACGGGGTTCGCCAGCGAATCCTGAAGGTTGAGCGAcgcacactgccttcgtggctcgccCGACCTGACCCGCCTGACGATCCGGTCGTCGCGGTCCTAGAGCCTGTTGACGTAGATTGGCGCATCCCTTTGATAGATTACCTCACACAGCCTGATCCCACTGCAGACATGAAGATCCGTTTTCTGGCACTAAATTACTTCCTCAGAGGTGATGAGTTGCGATGA